Part of the Faecalibacterium duncaniae genome, GCGGAAGCTGACCCGGGCCGCCATCCGGCGGCGCAGGCTCATGCGGCGGCTCACGGCCCTTGTCATGCTGCTCTGCGTCATCGGCGCGGGAGTCTACCTCACCGTGACGATGCTGTTCAAGATCAGCTCCATTCAGGTGCAGACAGCGGACGGTGTGGTGCAGGAGGCCGGCGGCTATACCAGCGACCAGATCCTGCAGGCGCTGGATGTCCATCTGGAAGAGAATATCTTCAGTTTTGACCCCGGCAGCAAGGCCGCCGCGCTGGAAAAAGTATTCCCCATGCTGGAGGATATCCGGGTGGAGCGGGATTACCCCGGCACCGTGGTGGTGCGGGTAACAGAAGCCCAGCCTGCCTGGGCCATGCAGACCTCATCCGGCTGGCTGACCCTCTCGGGCGGCCTGAAGATCCTGGAAAAGGATTCTGCCCAGCCTGCCGGTCTGCCCACTCTGTACGGCGGCGAACCGGTCTCTGCCGAGCCCGGCGAACAGCTGACCTTTGCGGCAGAGCCCAAGGCCGACAGCACCCCGGACAGCATCCCGGACAGCGCCGCCGACAGCAGCGCCTCCGGCACTGTTGAGGAGGAGGCGGACCAGCGGCTGGAAAGCCTGAACACCCTGCTGGCCGCGCTGGATGCCGCAGGCATGAGCGCCGACGTGACCCGCATCGAGTTTGCGGATGTGGACGAGATGGCCTTCCTCTATCAGGACCGCATCAGTGTCTGGCTGGGCACCCTGAACGAGCTGGAATATAAGCTCAAGCTGGCAAAGCACGTCCTGCTGAATGAGGACGGCAAGGGCTGTGCCGCGACCGACACCGGAAAGCTGGACTTCACCCATATCAGCATGTCCAGCACCCGCAAGTTCACCTTTGCACAGGGCGAGCCGGAGCTGCCCTCCGGCTACATCTTGCCTGAACCGGTGGAGGAAACACCCACCGAAGAAGGTGTGACCGGTGAGACGGCAGAAGGCACGGCCACAGACGGCACCGCCCCGGCAGAGGGTGAAGCCGCCGCAGATGCCGCTGCCGAAACACCAACGGATACCGCCGCAGCCCCGGCAGGACCCGAAGCCGGACCGACGGCACAGCCGACCCCCGCCGAAGGAACGACCCCGGCGGCGGGCGATGCAAACCAACCCCAAACGACCCAATGAGGAGCGTGTAATGTTATGAAGCTGGAACAATTACTGGAAGGCGTGCCCTTTACGCTGGTGCAGGGCAGCCTGGATACCGAAGTGCAGGACATCATCTACGACAGCCGGAAGGCAGCCCCGGGCCTTGCCTTTGTCTGCATCGTGGGCACTCAGCGTGACAGCCACGAGTTTGCCGCGGACTGCGCCGCCAAGGGCGTGAGCGTGCTGGTCATCCAGCATGACATTGACCTTTCTGCCATGCCCGGTGTGACCGTGGTCAAGGTGGAGAGCAGCCGCTATGCCATGGCGCTGATGAGCGGCAACCTCTTTGGCAACCCCTCCCGCCAGATGACCATGATCGGCGTGACCGGTACCAAGGGCAAGACCACCACCACCCACATGATCAAGAGCGTGCTGGAAGCTGCCGGGAAAAAGGTCGGCATGATCGGCACCAACGGCATCTATTTCATGGGCTGTCATCAGGAGACCGCCAACACCACCCCTGAGAGCTACGAGCTGCAAAAGACCTTCCGCCAGTTTCTGGATGCAGGCTGCGACGTGGCCCTGATGGAGGTGTCCAGCCAGGGCCTGATGATGGACCGTGTGGCGGGGGTGCACTATGATATCGGCGTGTTCACCAACCTTTCCCCCGACCACATCGGCCCCGGTGAGCACAAGACCTTTGAGGAGTACCGCAGCTGGAAGGGGCAGCTCTTCCGGCGGTGTGATGTGGGCGTGGTGAACATCGATGACGAGAACACCGAAGCCCTGCTGGAAGGCCACACCTGCAAGCTGGTGACCTATGGCCGCAGTGAAAAGGCCGACTACCGCGCCGAGGGCTGTGAGCTGCTGCGCACCCACGATTTTCTGGGCGTGGCGTTCCACGTTTCCGGCAGAGACAATATGGATGTCAGGGTGAACATGCCCGGCGAGTTCAGCGTCTACAACGCGCTGGCTGCCCTGGCCGTGGGCAAGGTGCTGGGCCTGCCCGATGCCGCCATCCATGAGGGTCTGGGCAAGTGCGTGGTCAAGGGCCGCGTGGAGCTGGTGCCCATCAGCAAAAAGTTCACCATCCTGCTGGATTACGCCCACAACGAGGTCTCCACCGAGAGCCTGCTCACCACCCTGCGGGCCTATCACCCCCACCGGCTGGTGGTGGTGTTCGGCTGCGGCGGCAACCGCTCCAAGCTGCGCCGCTACGGCATGGGCGAGACCTGTGCAAAAATGGCGGATTTCTCCATCCTGACCGAGGACAACAACCGCTTTGAGAAGATCGAGGACATCCTCGCCGATATCCGGGTGGGCATGAACAAGGGCAACCCCGATGCCAAGTTTGTGGAGATCCCAGACCGTCTGGACGCGCTCCACTACGCTGTGGATCACGCCCAGGAGGGCGACCTGATCGCCGTCATCGGCAAGGGCCACGAGACCTACCGCGACCGTGAGGGCGTGAAAACCCCCTTCCTGGAACGGGAGCTGCTGGAAGAATACGCCCAGCAGATCGGGTTGGAATAAACAACAAAAACGCGCTGTGTCGTTGGACACGGCGCGTTTTTTGCTGCTGCTTTGGCACGCAGGCCTTCGGCTCAGCAGGATCGAATTTGCAGGCGGCCGGCACTCGCACGGCCATGGCAGCGCTTACGCGCCCCACACCAGCCAGAGATACACATAGCCCGTCAGGACGGCTGCCAGCGTGAACGGGATGCCGATGCGCAGGAAATCACGGGTGCGCACCTGCTCACCCTGCTTGCGCAGGATGCCGATGGCTGCAATGTTGGCCGAAGCGCCAATGGGGGTCAGGTTGCCGCCCAGAGTTGCGCCCGTGAGCAGGCCGAA contains:
- a CDS encoding UDP-N-acetylmuramoyl-L-alanyl-D-glutamate--2,6-diaminopimelate ligase, coding for MKLEQLLEGVPFTLVQGSLDTEVQDIIYDSRKAAPGLAFVCIVGTQRDSHEFAADCAAKGVSVLVIQHDIDLSAMPGVTVVKVESSRYAMALMSGNLFGNPSRQMTMIGVTGTKGKTTTTHMIKSVLEAAGKKVGMIGTNGIYFMGCHQETANTTPESYELQKTFRQFLDAGCDVALMEVSSQGLMMDRVAGVHYDIGVFTNLSPDHIGPGEHKTFEEYRSWKGQLFRRCDVGVVNIDDENTEALLEGHTCKLVTYGRSEKADYRAEGCELLRTHDFLGVAFHVSGRDNMDVRVNMPGEFSVYNALAALAVGKVLGLPDAAIHEGLGKCVVKGRVELVPISKKFTILLDYAHNEVSTESLLTTLRAYHPHRLVVVFGCGGNRSKLRRYGMGETCAKMADFSILTEDNNRFEKIEDILADIRVGMNKGNPDAKFVEIPDRLDALHYAVDHAQEGDLIAVIGKGHETYRDREGVKTPFLERELLEEYAQQIGLE
- a CDS encoding cell division protein FtsQ/DivIB — encoded protein: MPQNDRNSRNRKRRRAYDQARDDRRGGQSTQRRSSAGAGSDLGYSGYAGYSSGGHPITNPNYDPDAPRPSRYTERTVNYGSYPDNSITFPTGGRSSQSGAQRPRSGQSGQRRTSGGNQRNRRPASGQNRNAQRRPQNAQNRSGQRMRPVQGQNARRDPVRREGRKKRKLTRAAIRRRRLMRRLTALVMLLCVIGAGVYLTVTMLFKISSIQVQTADGVVQEAGGYTSDQILQALDVHLEENIFSFDPGSKAAALEKVFPMLEDIRVERDYPGTVVVRVTEAQPAWAMQTSSGWLTLSGGLKILEKDSAQPAGLPTLYGGEPVSAEPGEQLTFAAEPKADSTPDSIPDSAADSSASGTVEEEADQRLESLNTLLAALDAAGMSADVTRIEFADVDEMAFLYQDRISVWLGTLNELEYKLKLAKHVLLNEDGKGCAATDTGKLDFTHISMSSTRKFTFAQGEPELPSGYILPEPVEETPTEEGVTGETAEGTATDGTAPAEGEAAADAAAETPTDTAAAPAGPEAGPTAQPTPAEGTTPAAGDANQPQTTQ